One Kitasatospora sp. NBC_01287 DNA window includes the following coding sequences:
- the ffh gene encoding signal recognition particle protein, protein MFDTLSDRLAATFKNLRGKGRLSEADIDATAREIRIALLEADVALPVVRAFIKQVKERALGSEVSGALNPAQQIVKIVNEELINILGGETRRLRYAKTGPTVIMLAGLQGAGKTTLAGKLGFWLKQQKHTPLLVACDLQRPNAVTQLNVVADRAGVAFFGPEPGNGVGDPVKVARDAIEYAKQKQHDVVIVDTAGRLGIDAELMRQAADIRAAVDPDEVLFVVDAMIGQDAVTTAQAFLEGVDFTGVVLSKLDGDARGGAALSVAHVTGRQIMFASNGEKVDEFDAFHPDRMASRILGMGDMLSLIEKAEQTFSQAEAEKMAAKLQGGGKDFTLDDFLSQLEQVQKMGSISKLLGMLPGMGQIREQINNIDDKDVNRVGAIIKSMTPAERTDPKLINGSRRLRIAKGSGVGVGEVSNLVERFFDARKMMTAMASGKGIPGMPGIPGMGGGGKKSAKKAPAAKGKRKSGNPLKRAQEEAAAAERRALGPAAGQQEPTQGGAFGIGAGKGPSDFELPKEFKDLL, encoded by the coding sequence GTGTTCGACACTCTTTCCGACCGCCTCGCAGCGACGTTCAAGAACCTCCGGGGCAAGGGCCGCCTCAGTGAGGCGGACATCGATGCCACCGCCCGGGAGATCCGGATCGCCCTGCTGGAGGCGGATGTCGCGCTGCCGGTGGTGCGGGCCTTCATCAAGCAGGTCAAGGAGCGCGCGCTGGGCTCCGAGGTCTCCGGCGCGCTGAACCCGGCGCAGCAGATCGTCAAGATCGTCAACGAGGAGCTCATCAACATCCTCGGTGGCGAGACCCGTCGCCTGCGGTACGCCAAGACCGGCCCGACCGTGATCATGCTGGCCGGTCTGCAGGGTGCCGGCAAGACCACGCTGGCCGGGAAGCTCGGATTCTGGCTGAAGCAGCAGAAGCACACCCCGCTGCTGGTCGCCTGCGACCTGCAGCGCCCCAACGCGGTGACCCAGCTCAACGTGGTGGCCGACCGGGCCGGCGTGGCCTTCTTCGGCCCCGAGCCGGGCAACGGCGTCGGCGACCCGGTCAAGGTCGCCCGCGACGCGATCGAGTACGCCAAGCAGAAGCAGCACGACGTCGTCATCGTCGACACCGCCGGCCGCCTGGGCATCGACGCCGAGCTGATGCGGCAGGCCGCCGACATCCGCGCCGCGGTCGACCCCGACGAGGTGCTCTTCGTCGTCGACGCGATGATCGGCCAGGACGCGGTGACCACCGCTCAGGCCTTCCTCGAGGGCGTCGACTTCACCGGTGTGGTGCTCTCCAAGCTGGACGGCGACGCCCGCGGCGGCGCGGCCCTCTCGGTGGCGCACGTCACCGGCCGGCAGATCATGTTCGCCTCCAACGGCGAGAAGGTCGACGAGTTCGACGCCTTCCACCCCGACCGGATGGCCTCGCGCATCCTCGGCATGGGCGACATGCTCTCGCTGATCGAGAAGGCCGAGCAGACCTTCTCGCAGGCCGAGGCCGAGAAGATGGCCGCCAAGCTGCAGGGCGGCGGCAAGGACTTCACGCTCGACGACTTCCTGTCGCAGCTGGAGCAGGTCCAGAAGATGGGCTCGATCTCCAAGCTGCTCGGCATGCTCCCGGGCATGGGCCAGATCCGCGAGCAGATCAACAACATCGACGACAAGGACGTCAACCGCGTCGGCGCGATCATCAAGTCGATGACCCCGGCCGAGCGGACCGACCCGAAGCTCATCAACGGCTCGCGCCGGCTGCGCATCGCCAAGGGTTCGGGCGTCGGCGTCGGTGAGGTCAGCAACCTGGTCGAGCGCTTCTTCGACGCCCGCAAGATGATGACCGCGATGGCCTCCGGCAAGGGCATCCCGGGCATGCCGGGGATCCCCGGCATGGGCGGTGGCGGCAAGAAGTCGGCCAAGAAGGCGCCGGCCGCCAAGGGCAAGCGCAAGAGCGGCAACCCGCTCAAGCGGGCCCAGGAGGAGGCCGCGGCTGCCGAGCGCCGCGCGCTGGGCCCGGCCGCCGGCCAGCAGGAGCCGACCCAGGGCGGTGCCTTCGGGATCGGCGCGGGCAAGGGGCCGAGCGACTTCGAGCTGCCCAAGGAGTTCAAGGACCTGCTGTAG
- a CDS encoding GNAT family N-acetyltransferase, which yields MSRVTIRAPRPSDAVLYAASVRRSAEHIGRWNPVEPDGLPDLLQRQGPGLRSYLIVDTAESGLVGKCNVSNIVMGRYCNAALGYDSYLPYAGTGRMSEGMRQVLDSCFADQTAGGLGLHRLEINVQPENERSIALARRLGFRHEGFTPRMLFLAGAWRDHERFALTAEEWQPLGARG from the coding sequence ATGAGCCGTGTGACGATTCGCGCCCCCAGGCCCTCCGACGCCGTGCTGTACGCCGCGTCGGTGCGCCGCTCCGCCGAGCACATCGGGCGCTGGAATCCGGTGGAGCCGGACGGGCTGCCGGACCTGCTGCAGCGTCAGGGTCCCGGGCTGCGCAGCTATCTGATCGTGGACACGGCCGAGAGCGGCCTGGTCGGCAAGTGCAACGTTTCCAACATCGTGATGGGCCGGTACTGCAACGCCGCGCTCGGCTACGACAGCTACCTGCCCTACGCCGGCACCGGGCGGATGAGCGAGGGCATGCGGCAGGTGCTGGACTCCTGCTTCGCGGACCAGACCGCCGGGGGCCTGGGTCTGCACCGGCTGGAGATCAACGTGCAGCCGGAGAACGAGCGCTCGATCGCGCTGGCCCGCCGGCTCGGCTTCCGGCACGAGGGGTTCACGCCGCGGATGCTCTTCCTGGCCGGGGCCTGGCGCGACCACGAGCGCTTCGCCCTGACGGCGGAGGAGTGGCAGCCGCTGGGAGCGCGCGGCTGA
- a CDS encoding class I SAM-dependent methyltransferase — protein sequence MASAHGTAIAAPIQPTPAARARDWAEIQERTLVPLYEAVHQRLAVGPALSLLDLGCRSGLALLLAAGRGAQVAGLEPDPELRELARARRLPVAPGPGATRSAHGAVTVFEPLRLAEEPRRVAREAARLVLPGGLVVLAGLAPEQACQSAAVLEVARRRGGPGRLLDPFRLSGAGELAGLAAGAGLRVVGSGQVACPFGYPDLDSAVRGLLATGWFDAALAYAGAAPVAKEVAEALHPFTRADDTVRMANVFQYVLGRRT from the coding sequence ATGGCTTCAGCGCACGGCACGGCCATCGCGGCACCGATCCAGCCGACCCCCGCCGCGCGGGCCCGCGACTGGGCCGAGATCCAGGAGCGCACCCTGGTCCCGCTCTACGAGGCGGTGCACCAGCGGCTGGCCGTCGGCCCGGCCCTGAGCCTGCTGGACCTGGGCTGCCGCTCCGGGCTCGCGCTGCTGCTGGCCGCCGGACGCGGGGCCCAGGTGGCGGGTCTGGAGCCGGATCCGGAGCTGCGCGAGCTGGCCAGGGCGCGCCGGCTGCCGGTCGCCCCGGGGCCGGGTGCCACCCGGTCGGCGCACGGCGCGGTGACCGTCTTCGAGCCGCTGCGGCTGGCCGAGGAGCCGCGGCGAGTGGCCCGGGAGGCGGCCCGGCTGGTGCTGCCCGGCGGGCTGGTGGTGCTGGCCGGCCTCGCGCCCGAGCAGGCCTGCCAGAGCGCCGCGGTGCTGGAGGTGGCGCGGCGGCGCGGCGGGCCGGGCCGGCTCCTGGACCCGTTCCGGCTCAGCGGGGCGGGCGAGCTGGCCGGGCTGGCCGCCGGGGCCGGGCTGCGGGTGGTCGGCAGCGGCCAGGTGGCCTGCCCGTTCGGCTACCCCGACCTGGACAGCGCGGTGCGCGGGCTGCTCGCCACCGGGTGGTTCGACGCGGCCCTCGCCTACGCGGGCGCGGCGCCGGTGGCCAAGGAGGTGGCCGAGGCGCTGCACCCCTTCACCCGCGCGGACGACACGGTGCGGATGGCCAACGTCTTCCAGTACGTGCTGGGCCGCCGGACCTGA
- the ftsH gene encoding ATP-dependent zinc metalloprotease FtsH, translating to MVRKVTEPVPPRQSPEQPWRSEGAPPPPPPVPPRRKMPGGWVGLILTALAVFLISDLLLSFFGNGGGTTISYTEFNNELTKGNVAKIYAKGDAIEGTLKAAAAKPDGGKGDYTEFTTQRPSFANDNLYSTLLTQGVEVTAEPVVQQRSFLANLLISLAPMLLLVVIWVLLARRLAGGPGGGPLGRKAPPKPVVPEEGKRTTFADVAGIDEVKAELTEVVDFLKNPGAYRRLGARMPGGVLLAGPPGTGKTLLARAVAGEAGVPFFSASASEFIEMIVGVGASRVRELFAEARKVAPAIIFIDEIDTIGRKRGGGNTMGGHDEREQTLNQILTEMDGFSGSEGVVVLAATNRADVLDPALLRPGRFDRVVNVSPPDRDGRTAILAIHARDVPLAQGTSLAEIAKTTPGMTGAELANLVNEAALLAVRRKQDAVGQRDLSDALEKVQLGAVRPLVMPEADRRRTAYHESGHALLGMLQPGADPVRKVTIVPRGRALGVTMSTPEADRYSYTEEYLRGRIIGALGGMAAEQVVYGVVTTGAESDLEQVTNIARGMAGRWGMSERVGRLTAIPDDSQGAYGLSAAPATLDLVDHEARRIVAECYEEALGLLEEHRGRLNALAAALLEHETLDEEAAYRAAGIARSSE from the coding sequence ATGGTCCGGAAGGTGACCGAACCCGTGCCGCCGCGCCAGAGTCCCGAGCAGCCCTGGCGCTCGGAGGGCGCCCCGCCCCCGCCGCCGCCCGTGCCGCCGCGCCGCAAGATGCCCGGCGGCTGGGTCGGGCTCATCCTCACCGCGCTCGCGGTCTTCCTGATCAGTGACCTGCTGCTGAGCTTCTTCGGCAACGGCGGCGGCACCACCATCTCGTACACCGAGTTCAACAACGAGCTGACCAAGGGCAACGTCGCCAAGATCTACGCCAAGGGCGACGCGATCGAGGGCACCCTCAAGGCCGCCGCCGCCAAGCCGGACGGCGGCAAGGGCGACTACACGGAGTTCACCACCCAGCGGCCCTCGTTCGCCAACGACAACCTCTACAGCACGCTGCTCACCCAGGGCGTGGAGGTGACCGCCGAACCGGTGGTGCAGCAGCGCAGCTTCCTGGCCAACCTGTTGATCTCGCTGGCCCCGATGCTGCTGCTGGTGGTGATCTGGGTGCTGCTGGCCCGCCGGCTGGCCGGCGGCCCGGGCGGCGGACCGCTGGGCCGCAAGGCGCCGCCCAAACCGGTGGTGCCCGAGGAGGGCAAGCGCACCACCTTCGCCGACGTGGCCGGCATCGACGAGGTCAAGGCCGAACTCACCGAGGTGGTGGACTTCCTGAAGAACCCGGGCGCCTACCGCAGGCTGGGTGCCCGGATGCCCGGCGGCGTGCTGCTGGCCGGGCCGCCCGGCACTGGCAAGACCCTGCTCGCCCGGGCGGTGGCCGGCGAGGCGGGGGTGCCGTTCTTCTCCGCCTCCGCCTCCGAGTTCATCGAGATGATCGTCGGCGTTGGCGCCAGCCGGGTGCGCGAACTCTTCGCCGAGGCCCGCAAGGTGGCCCCCGCGATCATCTTCATCGACGAGATCGACACCATCGGGCGCAAGCGCGGCGGCGGGAACACCATGGGCGGCCACGACGAGCGCGAGCAGACGCTCAACCAGATCCTCACCGAGATGGACGGCTTCTCCGGCTCCGAGGGCGTGGTGGTGCTGGCCGCGACCAACCGGGCCGACGTGCTCGACCCGGCGCTGCTGCGCCCCGGCCGGTTCGACCGGGTGGTCAACGTCAGCCCGCCCGACCGCGACGGGCGCACCGCGATCCTCGCCATCCACGCCCGCGACGTGCCGCTGGCCCAGGGCACCAGCCTGGCCGAGATCGCCAAGACGACCCCCGGGATGACCGGTGCCGAGCTCGCCAACCTGGTCAACGAGGCGGCCCTGCTCGCGGTCCGCCGCAAGCAGGACGCGGTCGGCCAGCGCGACCTCTCGGACGCCCTGGAGAAGGTCCAACTGGGCGCCGTGCGGCCGCTGGTGATGCCGGAGGCCGACCGCCGCAGGACGGCCTACCACGAGAGCGGCCACGCCCTGCTCGGCATGCTGCAGCCGGGCGCCGACCCGGTCCGCAAGGTCACCATCGTGCCGCGCGGCCGGGCGCTGGGCGTCACCATGTCCACCCCCGAGGCCGACAGGTACTCCTACACCGAGGAGTACCTGCGCGGGCGGATCATCGGCGCGCTCGGCGGGATGGCCGCCGAGCAGGTGGTCTACGGGGTGGTCACCACCGGCGCCGAGAGCGACCTGGAGCAGGTCACCAACATCGCCCGCGGCATGGCCGGGCGCTGGGGCATGAGCGAGCGGGTCGGGCGGCTCACCGCGATCCCGGACGACAGCCAGGGCGCCTACGGCCTCTCCGCCGCCCCGGCCACCCTGGACCTGGTGGACCACGAGGCCCGGCGGATCGTGGCCGAGTGCTACGAGGAGGCGCTGGGGCTGCTGGAGGAGCACCGCGGCCGGCTGAACGCGCTGGCCGCGGCCCTGCTGGAGCACGAGACGCTGGACGAGGAGGCCGCCTACCGGGCCGCCGGGATTGCCAGGAGTTCCGAGTGA